AGGCAATTCAAGGTGAAGCGTACCCCCGACCGGATTCGAACCGGCGCTACTGCCGTGAGAGGGCAGCGTGCTAGGCCGCTACACAACGGGGGCCCTAGCGATCCTGCGTGAGAGCCAGCGGGTGCGACCCGAACTGACCCTCCGGGAAGGATCTGTACCCCCGACCGGATTCGAACCGGCGCTACTGCCGTGAGAGGGCAGCGTGCTAGGCCGCTACACAACGGGGGCTTGTGTGGATTCTGATCTCCACGGGTGCAGATTTGAAGCAATCTGCGAGCTGGCCTACCTGGACTCGAACCAAGACTAACGGAACCAGAAACCGTCGTGCTGCCAATTACACCATAGGCCACTGGAACGCGAGCCCCTGCGGAGCCCCTGTTCTAGCTTGCGCCTTCGGTTCCCGGCCTTTCGACCCGCTCTCCGGCGGCGCAGGAAGAACATTACCCGAAGGTGGACGGCGCTCCAAAACGGGTATCGGTGCCGAGGATCGCCGGGAGTTCGGCGAGGGAGGCGATCCGGTGCGGCCCCCCGGCGGCCCGCTCGACGACGGTGGGGCCGGTGCGGTCGATCCACACGGACAGCAGCCCGGCGTCGACGGCACCCCGCCCGTCGATCTCCGGGTGGTCACCGACGTACGCCACCTGCTCCGGGGACAGGCCCAGGGCGTCGCAGGCCGCGTGGAAGGCCTGGGCGTCCGGCTTGTGGAAGCCGAGCTCGGCCGCGCACAGCACGGCCTCGAAGCGGTCGCGTACGCCGAGCACGCGCAGCTTGCGGTCCTGGACCCGGATGCTGGAGTTGGAGAGCACCCCGTGCCGGTGGCTGGCGGCCAGGAGGTCGAGGACGGGCAGTACGTCCGGGAAGAGCGCCCACGCTGCCTCGTAGTGCCCGATGTAGCGGTCGAACCAGGCGTCGGCCTCGGCGTCGGTCAGGTTCTCGCCCAGGAACATCCGCACCCGCTCCCGGCGCTGCCCCGGGAAGTCGGTCTCCCCCGCCGCGAACCGCGCCCACTGCCGGTCGGTGACCTCCCGCCAGCGGACAAGGGCCTCCTCGATGGTCGCGTACCCGTCGAGCAGGCCCTCTGCCGCGAGCTGCTCCCGCATGCCGACGCGGTCCGCCGTGGTGTAGTCGAAGATCGTGTCGTCGATGTCCCAGACAACGGCTCGGATCGTCATGCCCTCCACGGTACCCACCGACCGGCCGAGAGCCCGGGGCGGCGGGGTCACGGGAACCCCGCCGCCGTCCCTCAGCCGACCGTCGTGGTTCCCGTGAGGTTCAGGGCCGGGCCCTGGGTGTCGTCGGGTACGGCGGTCAGTTTCCAGGTGTAGGTGCCGGAGGCGCGGCGGCCGTCGGACCACAGGCCGTCCCAGGAGGCGCGCACCGCGGCCGCCGTGGTGCTGCCGGTGATCGTGCGGACCGTCGTTCCGGAGCTGTTGGCCAGGGTCAGGGTCCAGGTCGCGGGCTTGTTGAGCTGCCAGACCGGCAGCCAGGGGGACCCGGTGGTGGGGCCGCCCGGCCGGGGGTCCGTCTGGGCCTCCAGCTGTGCCAGCGACGACGCCGGGACCCCGCTGTCCACGAGCGCCACCTGACCGTAGGTGGAGGTGAGGTAGGCGATGTCGCCGCCGAACCGGTCCACGGCCCAACGGCCGTTGCTGCCCCCGGTGTTCTGGTCCGCCGTGGGCAGGGAGGCCACTGTGCGGGTGGTGGCCGCGCCGGTGTGGAAGTCGGTGAGCAGCAGTTGGTGGGTGGTTCGGTTCTCGCGCAGGAGGTAGCCGTCGGCGAGGCGGGCCGGCGCCTGATCGGACGGGACCGGGATGGTGCGGTTGGTCGCCCGGTCGTAGACGCCGGCGGGTCCTGCCGTGCCGCAGGTCCAGTACAGCCAGGTGTTGACGGCCTGGATGTCGGTCGGGGTGCAGGGCGCGCCGGTCGCGAGGGTGGCCACGGTCTGCTGGGTCTTGAGGTGGGTTCCGACGACCGTCCCCTGGGTGCTGCCGGTCGTCCACAGGACCTGGCCCCAGACGGCCGCGGGCGTGCGGGTGCGGGTCAGCGCGACCGTACCGGCGGTGGCGGCGCGCGGGAAGTCGAAGGCCTTCTGTACGCCGGGGGTGCCGCCGTTGTAGAGGACGTAGCGGCCGGTGCCGCTCGGGATGCGGCCCGCGGAGTCTCCCGTGGCGGCGTTGACGACCGTGGTGGCATCGAGGCCGGCGATCGTCACCAGTTGGTCGCCACTCACGGAGGTCCACAGGGATGCGACCCTGCCGTCGCCGAGCGCCTCCAGCTGGGGGCAGGCGGCGTCGCCGGTCAGGCAGGTCGTCCCGCTCATGGCCGGGCCGCGCTTGGTCTGTCCGCCGACCGGCTTGGCCGAGGGGTCCAGTTGGAAGCTGTTGTAGCGGTAGGAGCCGAGTCCCCCGGGGGTGGCTCCGTACAGCATCAACTCGCCGCCGGCGAGGGCTAGTCCGTCCACCTGGGTCGAATAGGCGGGGATGTTGACGACCTTCTCCGTGGCCGTGCGGCCGTCGTCGGTGGGGGTGACGCGGTGGACGTTCCAGTCGAGGCTGGACGGCCCGGCCGTGGCGAGCGCGCCGCCGTCCGGAGTCGGGGTGAAGGAGCCGTCCGAGTCGGCGAGGGCGGTGTATGTCGCGCCGGTGACGAGTGAGAGGGCGGTCAGTTCGGGCTTGGTGCCGGCGACGACGAAGTCCGGGTTGCCGATGAGGAGTTGGTCACCGACGACGGCTTCGAGATCGGCGCCCCAGCGGTTGAGGCCGGTGGGCGTGGTGCCGGGCTCGGCGTCGACGCGTATGGACTTCCAGTCGGCCACCAGCCAGCGGTCGTTGAAGCGGACCGGGGGGCTGGTCGCCACGCCGGTGACATAGGTGCGGAAGGAGCCGTCCGCGAGGTCGACCAGGCCCACGGAGGTCACACCGTCCAGGGTGTAGACGACGGCGAGCCGGAGGACCGAGCCGCCCTTGACGTAGGTGGTCGGTTCGGCGCCCGCGGGAAGGCCGGTGACCGGTATGTCAGTGGTGGCACCGTCCGCGGCGGCGCGCAGGACGTGCAGGGTGCCGGCGGTGTCGCGGGTCAGCACGCTCCAGCCGGGGGCGGACTTGACGCTCTGCCCGGCCGGGATGGTGAAGGTGGCGGTCACGCCCGTGGAGCGGTGCCTCTGCGTGACGGTGGAGCCGCTGAAGGTGCTGATGACATCGGTGCCACTGGCCAGGTCGTCCGGGCCCGCGTGCTCGGGCGGGACGGTGCCCGGGTAGTCGACCGACAGGATGGGATCGGTGCCGGTCGACGTGTACTGGAAGCCGGACGAGCCGACCCACCGGTAGGCGACGGTGGCCGGCTTCTCGGAGGCGAGCCGGACAGTGCCGGCCGGCGGATCGACGGCGGGCGCCGCCTGTGCGGGCACGGTCAGCGTGGCGCAGGACAGCGCCACGGCTCCGCCGAGCACAGCGTTGGCAAGTCTTCGTGAACGGTTCATCTTTCCTCGCCGGTAGATCCCACAACGGAGTGCGCACACGCATCATGCGCACAGGAAACAGCCAGAACAGCCAACGGGCGCCCCCGGTGACTCAGTTGACGACGGTCGTGCCCGTGAGGGTCAGGGTGGGGCCCTGGTGGTCGCGCGGGGTGGCGCTGAGCCTCCAGGTGTACGTGCCCTTGATCCGCTGTCCGTCGGACCGCAGACCGTCCCAGGAGGCACGTACCGCGGCTCCCAAGGTGTCGCCGGTGAGGGCGCGGACCCTGGTTCCGGCGGCGTCGGTGAGCGTCAGGGTCCAGGCGGCGGGCTTGTTGAGCTGCCAGACGGGCACCCACGGTTTCGCGGCGGTCGGCCCGCCCGCCCGAGGTGCCGTCTGGGCCTCCGTCTGAGCGAGCGACGAGGCCGGAACCCCGCTCCTGACGATCGCCACCTCGCCGCGCGACTCCTTCTGATAGGCGATGTGCCCGCCGAACCGGTCCACGGCCCAGCGCCCGTTGCTGCCGCCGCGCGTCACGTCCTGCTCGGGCAGGACGGCCACCGTACGGGTCGTCGCCCGACCTGTGTGGAAGTCGGTGAGCCGCAGCTCGTGGGTGGCGCGGTCCTCGCGGACGAGGTAGCCGTCGGCGAGGCGGGCCGGGGCGGCTCCGGACGGGACCGGGATGGAGCGCCTGGCCGCGCGGTCGTAGACGCCCGCCGGTCCCGCCGCGCCGCAGGACCAGTACAGCCAGGTGTTGACGGCCTGGACGTCGGTGGGCTTGCAGGGCGCGCCGGTGGCGATGGTGGCGACGGTCTTCTTGGTCTTGAGGTTGAGTCCGACGACGGATCCCTTGGTGCCGCCGGTCGACCAGAGGACCTGGCCCCAGACCGACGCGGGCGTGCGGGTACGGGTGAGGACGACCGTGCCGGCGGTGGCGCCGTTGGGGAAGTCGATGACCTTCTGCACATTGGTGGTGCCGCCGTTGTAGAGGACGTAACGGCCGCTGCCGCTCGTGATACGCCCGAGCCTGCTCCCCGTGGCGGCGTTGACCTGGGTCTTCGTGTCCAGCCCGGTGACCCGCACGTTCTGCGGCCCCGCGTTGTCCATGTCGGGCCAGACGCTCCAGTTGGTGGTGGTCCGGCCGTCGCCGAGTGCCTGGATCTGGGGACAGGTGACGTCGCCCGCGATGCAGTCGTACGCGTAGATTTCGGGGCTGCGGAGGGTCTGCGGACCCACGGGCCGGCCTGTGGCGTCCAGGGCGAAGCTGCTGAAGACGCTGGCGTTCGGCGAGTCGCCGTACAGGAACAACTCGCCGCCGGCGAGGGCCAGCGCGGGCACGTACGACACGTTCGTGGGCAGCTGGGTCACCTCCTCGGCGGCGGTGGTACCGGCCGCGGTGGGCGTGATGCGGTACACGTGCCAGTCGAGGCCGGAGGGTCCGGCCGTGGCGAGCGCGCCGCCGTCAGCGGTCGGTGCGAACGACATGTACGACTGGGCGAGCACGGTCGACGTGGCGCCGGTGACGAGTGAGCGGGCGGTCAGCGCCGGGCCGGTGACACCGTAGTTGACCGGATAGCCGATGAGCAGCTGGTCGCCGACAACCGCGAAGTGCTCCCAGGGAAAGGCCGTGACGGGGAGCGCGGTGGGTTCGGTGCCGGGCGGCGCGTCCACGCGTACCGACTTCCAGTCGGCCACCAGCCAACGGTCGTTGAAGGTGACCGCCGCGAACTCGTCGGTGCCGCTGACGTACGTACGGAAGGCACCGTCCGCGAGATCGACGAGGCCCACGGACCGCTTGCCGTCCAGCAGGTAGACGAGGCCGATGCGACGGACCGAGCCGCCGTTGACGTACTTCACGGGCCGGGCGCCCGCGGGCAGGCCCTTGACGGTCAGGTCCGTGGTGCCGTCGGCCGTCGCGCGCAGCACGTGCGGGGTACCGGCGGCGTCCTCGGTCAGCACGCTCCAGCCCGAGGCGGCCTTGTAGGTCTGGCCGGCCGGAAGGGTGACGGTGGCGGTCACACCGGTGGAGCGGTGCTTCTGGGTCACGGTGGAGCCGGTCACGGTGCTGACCACGTCCGTGCCCGAGGGCAGGTCGTCGGGGCCCGCGTGGGCGGGCGGGACCACGCCCTTGTAGTCCACCCATACCGGGTCCGCGCCCCACGCCGTGTACTGGAATCCGGACGCGCCCGCCCACCTGTACGTCGGATCGGCCTCTCTCGCCGACTTGAGCGTGACGGTGCCGACCGGTGTGTCGGCCGTGGGCGCCGCCTGGGCGGGCATGGCCGGCACGGTGCACGCCAGCGCCACCGCTCCGGCGAACGCGACCAGCCTGACAGGACTCCGCGAACGGGTCATATCGCGTTTCTCCCCCTCGAATCCGGAACCCCCCTGTCAACGAGGGGCACATCACGCACACAGACTCGGGCCGGGGAGGGAGAGTTGTACGGAGGGACGGGCTCCGTTTGGGCGGGAGCTGCGGGATAGCCGCGGGGACCCACTGGAATCCGGGGGAACGGCCGGGCCGGGCATGCTGGAGGGCGGCGCCCGGATCGGACGCCGCCCTCCCAAGTGCCGTGACTACGCGGCCAGTCGGGCCAGAGCCGCGTCGATCCGCGCCAGCGTCTTCGCCTTGCCCAGGATCTCCAGGGACTCGAAGAGCGGCAGGCCGATCGTGCGGCCGGTGACGGCGACGCGGACGGGGGCCTGGGCCTTGCCGAGCTTGAGGCCGTGGGCCTCGCCGGCGGCCAGGACGGCCTCCTTCAGGGAGTCGGCGGAGGACCAGTCGGCGGCCTCCAGCTTCTCCCTCGCCGTGATCAGCAGGGCGTCGCTGCCCTCCTTCATCGCCTTCGTCCAGGACGCCTCGTCGGAGGCCGGCTCGGGCAGGAACAGGAAGTCGACGTTGTCCGTGATCTCCGAGAGGACCTTGAGACGGGTCTGGGCGTGCGGGGCGATCGCCAGCCACTTCGACTCGTCGAAGTCCTCCGGCGCCCAAGGCGCGAAGGGGGCCCGGAGCCAGGGCGCGCAGCGCTCCGTGAAGTCCTTCACGTCCAGCAGCCGGATGTGGTCGGCGTTGATCGCCTCGCACTTCTTCAGGTCGAAGCGGGCCGGGTTGGGGTTCACGTCCGACACGTCGAAGGCGGCGACCATCTCGTCGATCGTGAAGATGTCCTGGTCGGCCGAGAGCGACCAGCCGAGCAGCGAGAGGTAGTTGAGCAGTCCCTCGGGGAGGAAGCCGCGCTCCCGGTAGAGGTTCAGCGACGACTCCGGGTCGCGCTTCGAGAGCTTCTTGTTGCCCTCGCCCATCACGTACGGCAGGTGACCGAAGGAGGGCACGGACTTCGCGACGCCCAGTTCGATCAGCGCCTTGTACAGGGCGATCTGCCTCGGCGTCGACGACAGCAGGTCCTCGCCGCGCAGGACGTGCGTGATCTCCATCAGCGCGTCGTCGACCGGGTTGACCAGCGTGTACAGGGGCGCGCCGTTGGCTCGTACGATCCCGTAGTCCGGGACGTTCTCGGGCGTGAAGGTCAGTTCGCCGCGGACCAGGTCCGTGAAGGTGATCGTCTCGTCGGGCATCCGGAAGCGGACGATCGGCGTACGGCCCTCGGCGGTGTAGGCGGACACCTGCTCGTCGGTGAGGGCGCGGCAGTGGCCGTCGTACCCGGAGGGCCTGCCGGCCGCGCGGGCGGCGTCGCGGCGGGCGTCCAGCTCCTCCGTGGAGCAGTAGCAGTAGTACGCGCGGCCCGCTTCCAGGAGCCTGGCCGCCACGTCCTTGTAGGTGTCCATGCGCTGCGACTGGCGGTACGGGGCGTGCGGGCCGCCGATCTCGGGGCCCTCGTCCCAGTCGAAGCCCAGCCAGCGCAGCGAGGACAGCAACTGCTCGTACGACTCCTCGGAGTCGCGGGCCGCGTCGGTGTCCTCGATGCGGAAGACGAACGTGCCGCCGGTGTGGCGGGCGTAGGCCCAGTTGAACAGGGCCGTACGGACCAGGCCCACGTGGGGGTTACCGGTGGGCGACGGGCAGAACCGTACTCGGACGGCGGGGGCGGGTGCGCTAGCCACGCTTGACAACCTTGTTGGTGAGAGTGCCGATGCCTTCGATGGTGACGGCGACCTCGTCGCCGACGGTGAGCGGTCCGACGCCTGCCGGGGTGCCCGTGAGGATCACGTCGCCGGGAAGCAGCGTCATGGCCTCGGTGATGTTGACGATCAGGTCCTCGACGGAGTGGATCATCTCGCTGGTGCGGCCCAGTTGTCGCTGCTCGCCGTTGACCGTGAGCTGGATCGTGAGGTCGGACGGGTCGAGGTCCGTCTCGATCCAGGGGCCGAGGGGGCAGCTGGTGTCGAAGCCCTTCGCCCGCGCCCACTGCTTCTCACGCTTCTGGACGTCCCGCGCGGTGATGTCGTTGGCGCAGGTGTAGCCGAGGATGACGTCCTTGACGCGCTCGCGCGGGACCTCTCGGCACATCCGGCCGATGACCACGGCGAGTTCGGCCTCGTGGTGCAGTTCCTCGGAGAAGGAGGGGTACTGGATGTCGTCGCCGGAGCCGATCACCGAGGTGGACGGCTTGAAGAAGGCGAACGGGACGTCGGGCACCTCGTTGCCCAGTTCCCTCGCGTGCTCCGCGTAGTTGCGGCCGTAGGCGACGACCTTGTTGGGGAGTACCGGCGGCAGCAGCCGGACCTTGTCGAGGGGGACCTTCGTGCCGGAGAGCTCGAAGTCGGCGAACGGGATGCCCTTGATGATGTCCAGGACTAGTTCGTCCGGCCTGTCGCCCTCGACCGCGCCGAAGGCGACATTCCCGTCGATGGAGAATCTGGCGATGCGCACGGGTTCCTGCGCCCCTCTGCTGCTGGTCCGGCTGGAGTCTGAGGGTCCAGGCTAACGCGCCGTGGGCGGGCGTCCCGCGCAATAAAGGCGAGGGCGCCCATGCCCTTCGCGGGCCTCCGCGCGGCGGAGACCGGGTCCGAGAGGCAGAGGCGCCCTTGACACGCGGACATTCTCGGTGTCCGCCCTGAGCAACGGGCGGCGCTCGCGCGTACTAGTCCGCGACGGAGGCCGCGACCGGGGCGTCCATGAGAACGGTGCGGCGGGGGTTGGCGGTCTGGGTGGGGAGGTCTACGGAGTGCTCCGGCTGCTCGACGGGTGTCATCTCGTCGGCGTCCGTCAGGTGCGCCAGCGTCGTGCGCCGCGGGTTTGCGATGTTGTGGAACATCGTCGTCGTCTTCACTGTTGTAGTCCTCGACCCTGTCATGTCCGGGCGCCCGGACAGGCGTGAAGCCGCCGTCCGCGCACGGGTTGTCGGATTTGCCATCTCTGTAAAGCGTCAGGCTAAACATGCGATTCCCTCGGGAAGTCGCGGAGACCCCCTGAAGAGCATGTGAGTTTGCTCACGAATCCATGGACAATACGGCCAATTCGGACAACCGACCTCCCTCCACGAAACGGACATTGCTTCACTGAAGCCCTCATTCCGCTCCTGATCATGGCGACCTGGACACCGTGACTATCCATGCGACACGTGGGATTTCGTCCGGTATGTAGGGAATCGCATTCCACACCTCGTGACGTGCTGCTCACGAGGTGTCATCGTCGTCACACCGTGACCCATTGGCCTTGTTGGAGATCCGGCACTGTGCTGGAATTCCACGGACCGCCGCGGGATTCACGAGCCGGCGCACAGGGGGCGCGAAGACAGCGCCGAGCGGCGGCACGTTAGGGGGAACCGCGCCGGGTTACTCACGACCACCATGGGGGGCGTATTTCAGGGCGCCCCCTATACGCCGACACCGTCCGTCCGTTCACCCGGAAGGGCGCCTGGTCCAGAGGTTGCGACGCTAGTGCAGGGACGTTTCAAGAGGGATGGCAGCGCTTCGGCGGAGCCGGAGCCACACAACGGAGCCGGTAACGGTTCCTCCCCCCAGCACGCCCAGAACCCGGGCCAGGCAGCTCTGACCGGCGACAACGGCGAGCGGTCGACGCGCCTCGGCAGTGGTGCGCCCGGCGGCAAGGGCACGGCCACCGGTGGGCCCGCGCCCGCCGTGCCGCCCGCGAAGCCCGCCAAGGGCCCGACCGGTCCGGGCGCGCGAATAGCCCTGCGCAACTGGCGCATCTCGACCCGTCTGGTCTCGCTGCTCGCACTCCCCGTGGTCGCGGCGACCTCGCTCGGCGCGTTGCGCATCAGCGACAACATGGACGACATCCAGCAGCTCGACAACATGCGGCTGCTGACGGACATCACCAAGCAGGCGACCGAGCTCTCCGCCGCGCTCCAGGAGGAGCGCGACCAGTCGGCCGGCCCGCTCGCGCACGGCGCGCCCGCAAGCGACCTCGGCGTCAAGGGCGTACGCGACAAGACCGACCGGGCCCTCGCCAACTTCATCGACGGCTCCGAGGAGATCGACGCCGCCAGCAAGAGCGGCACCCTCCAGGGTGTCCGCGACAGCCTGGTGGGCCTCGTCTCCGCGCTCGGCGATCTCAGCGAGGTCCGCAGCAACGCCTTCGAGGACCCGAACAACTCGACGCAGACGGTCGAGTCCTACCACCGGCTCGTCACCCAGCTGCTCGACCTCTCCCAGGACATGGCCGAGGCGACCAGCAACCCCGAGATGATCACGCGTACGCGCTCGCTGGCCGCCTTCTCCTCGGCCAAGGAGTACGCGTCGATCCAGCGCGCGGTCATCGCGGCGGCGCTGCCCGAGGACAACAAGAGGCTCGGCAAACTGTCGGAGAACGACCGGCTCTACGCCGAGTCGGCGCTGAACAGCCAGGACTCCGAACTCGACAGCTTCAAGAGCATCTACGGCGACGGCTCCGAGGAACTCCTCAAGTCGATCGACGACGGCAGCCCGACGATCACGGCGGCCGACCTCTACGCCAAGCGCATCCTGGAGAGCAGGGACGGCATCCAGGGGCTGCAGAAGCGCTCGTACAAGGACTGGATCGACGACGACTCGGCGAAGATCCAGCAGATGAAGACCATCGAGATCACGCTGCTCAACCAGATGGAGCAGAAGGCTCGTGAGTTGCGCAACGAGGCCGAGCGGGAAGCGATCATCTCCGGTGCGCTGATCCTGCTCGTGCTCGGTGTCTCCCTGGTCGGCGCCTTCGTCGTCGCCCGGTCCATGATCCGCTCGCTGCGCCGGCTCCAGGACACGGCCACCAAGGTCGCCCAGGACCGGCTGCCCGAGCTGGTCAAGCAGCTGTCCGAGTCCGACCCGCAGGACGTCGACACGTCCGTCGAGTCGGTCGGTGTGCACTCCCGGGACGAGATCGGCCAGGTGGCCGCGGCCTTCGACGACGTGCACCGCGAGGCCGTCCGGCTGGCCGCCGAGCAGGCCCTCCTGCGAGGCAACGTCAACGCGATGTTCACCAACCTCTCGCGCCGCTCCCAGGGCCTCATCCAGCGTCAGCTGTCGCTCATCTCCGAACTGGAGTCCCGCGAGGCCGACCCGGACCAGCTGTCCTCCCTCTTCAAGCTCGACCACCTCGCGACCCGTATGCGCCGGAACGGCGAGAACCTCCTCGTCCTCGCCGGTGAGGAGCCCGGCCGCCGCTGGACCCGTCCGGTCCCGCTGGTCGACGTGCTCCGCGCCGCCGCCTCCGAGGTGGAGCAGTACGAGCGCATCGAGCTGTCGTCCGTGCCGACCACCGAAGTGGCCGGCCGGGTCGTCAACGACCTCGTCCACCTGCTCGCCGAGCTGCTGGAGAACGCCACGTCGTTCTCCTCCCCGCAGACCAAGGTCAAGGTCACCGGTCACGCGCTGCCCGACGGCCGCGTCCTGATCGAGATCCACGACACCGGCATCGGCCTCTCGCCCGAGGACCTCGCGGCGATCAACGAGCGGCTCG
The DNA window shown above is from Streptomyces sp. NBC_01451 and carries:
- a CDS encoding HAD family hydrolase, whose amino-acid sequence is MTIRAVVWDIDDTIFDYTTADRVGMREQLAAEGLLDGYATIEEALVRWREVTDRQWARFAAGETDFPGQRRERVRMFLGENLTDAEADAWFDRYIGHYEAAWALFPDVLPVLDLLAASHRHGVLSNSSIRVQDRKLRVLGVRDRFEAVLCAAELGFHKPDAQAFHAACDALGLSPEQVAYVGDHPEIDGRGAVDAGLLSVWIDRTGPTVVERAAGGPHRIASLAELPAILGTDTRFGAPSTFG
- a CDS encoding FlgD immunoglobulin-like domain containing protein, with protein sequence MNRSRRLANAVLGGAVALSCATLTVPAQAAPAVDPPAGTVRLASEKPATVAYRWVGSSGFQYTSTGTDPILSVDYPGTVPPEHAGPDDLASGTDVISTFSGSTVTQRHRSTGVTATFTIPAGQSVKSAPGWSVLTRDTAGTLHVLRAAADGATTDIPVTGLPAGAEPTTYVKGGSVLRLAVVYTLDGVTSVGLVDLADGSFRTYVTGVATSPPVRFNDRWLVADWKSIRVDAEPGTTPTGLNRWGADLEAVVGDQLLIGNPDFVVAGTKPELTALSLVTGATYTALADSDGSFTPTPDGGALATAGPSSLDWNVHRVTPTDDGRTATEKVVNIPAYSTQVDGLALAGGELMLYGATPGGLGSYRYNSFQLDPSAKPVGGQTKRGPAMSGTTCLTGDAACPQLEALGDGRVASLWTSVSGDQLVTIAGLDATTVVNAATGDSAGRIPSGTGRYVLYNGGTPGVQKAFDFPRAATAGTVALTRTRTPAAVWGQVLWTTGSTQGTVVGTHLKTQQTVATLATGAPCTPTDIQAVNTWLYWTCGTAGPAGVYDRATNRTIPVPSDQAPARLADGYLLRENRTTHQLLLTDFHTGAATTRTVASLPTADQNTGGSNGRWAVDRFGGDIAYLTSTYGQVALVDSGVPASSLAQLEAQTDPRPGGPTTGSPWLPVWQLNKPATWTLTLANSSGTTVRTITGSTTAAAVRASWDGLWSDGRRASGTYTWKLTAVPDDTQGPALNLTGTTTVG
- the gltX gene encoding glutamate--tRNA ligase yields the protein MASAPAPAVRVRFCPSPTGNPHVGLVRTALFNWAYARHTGGTFVFRIEDTDAARDSEESYEQLLSSLRWLGFDWDEGPEIGGPHAPYRQSQRMDTYKDVAARLLEAGRAYYCYCSTEELDARRDAARAAGRPSGYDGHCRALTDEQVSAYTAEGRTPIVRFRMPDETITFTDLVRGELTFTPENVPDYGIVRANGAPLYTLVNPVDDALMEITHVLRGEDLLSSTPRQIALYKALIELGVAKSVPSFGHLPYVMGEGNKKLSKRDPESSLNLYRERGFLPEGLLNYLSLLGWSLSADQDIFTIDEMVAAFDVSDVNPNPARFDLKKCEAINADHIRLLDVKDFTERCAPWLRAPFAPWAPEDFDESKWLAIAPHAQTRLKVLSEITDNVDFLFLPEPASDEASWTKAMKEGSDALLITAREKLEAADWSSADSLKEAVLAAGEAHGLKLGKAQAPVRVAVTGRTIGLPLFESLEILGKAKTLARIDAALARLAA
- a CDS encoding fumarylacetoacetate hydrolase family protein, with the protein product MRIARFSIDGNVAFGAVEGDRPDELVLDIIKGIPFADFELSGTKVPLDKVRLLPPVLPNKVVAYGRNYAEHARELGNEVPDVPFAFFKPSTSVIGSGDDIQYPSFSEELHHEAELAVVIGRMCREVPRERVKDVILGYTCANDITARDVQKREKQWARAKGFDTSCPLGPWIETDLDPSDLTIQLTVNGEQRQLGRTSEMIHSVEDLIVNITEAMTLLPGDVILTGTPAGVGPLTVGDEVAVTIEGIGTLTNKVVKRG
- a CDS encoding sensor histidine kinase, with product MQGRFKRDGSASAEPEPHNGAGNGSSPQHAQNPGQAALTGDNGERSTRLGSGAPGGKGTATGGPAPAVPPAKPAKGPTGPGARIALRNWRISTRLVSLLALPVVAATSLGALRISDNMDDIQQLDNMRLLTDITKQATELSAALQEERDQSAGPLAHGAPASDLGVKGVRDKTDRALANFIDGSEEIDAASKSGTLQGVRDSLVGLVSALGDLSEVRSNAFEDPNNSTQTVESYHRLVTQLLDLSQDMAEATSNPEMITRTRSLAAFSSAKEYASIQRAVIAAALPEDNKRLGKLSENDRLYAESALNSQDSELDSFKSIYGDGSEELLKSIDDGSPTITAADLYAKRILESRDGIQGLQKRSYKDWIDDDSAKIQQMKTIEITLLNQMEQKARELRNEAEREAIISGALILLVLGVSLVGAFVVARSMIRSLRRLQDTATKVAQDRLPELVKQLSESDPQDVDTSVESVGVHSRDEIGQVAAAFDDVHREAVRLAAEQALLRGNVNAMFTNLSRRSQGLIQRQLSLISELESREADPDQLSSLFKLDHLATRMRRNGENLLVLAGEEPGRRWTRPVPLVDVLRAAASEVEQYERIELSSVPTTEVAGRVVNDLVHLLAELLENATSFSSPQTKVKVTGHALPDGRVLIEIHDTGIGLSPEDLAAINERLAAPPTVDVSVSRRMGLFVVGRLSQRHGIRIQLRPSDSGGTTALVMLPVDVAQGGKKPAPGKAGQGGAPAGGPAAAQAAAGVAAARRSGGQGAPAGGGLLGAGAAPRSQVGSGQGARAALPGRDAGGRPGGPGGAPRGPQGPGAPQQGGRPAPAGAGAGGFGGQAPGAPQGLQAAGGFGDSAGPRQGQDAFGNNGGRQDAFGGSRGPATPQRGEGQGGGRRPQLPPRGGATRPELPGGNAPSRPSWSDENAQPPVPRASLDTPRGHEEPDSTSRMPRVDDRHGPASTSEMPAIPRLDDRQNPGVTSEFARPDFNAPRPGGPSDTGQFPLPGYNGSGDTNGQQNNGSYVRSDVFGAPPGAPQNPQNNGQFTPSSYDSGSTGQFPAPTGYDSGSTGQFPAPSGFDSRGPVPRRPQDPSSTGQFERPQPGAGRGPADFGGSRPPVPPRPPQPEALPPASGPGDGRTPLYDTLETNWFHGQGQGQQGQPPSNGSSNGSNGIGSASSQPSSVPAPPRPASAPATTGSWRTSPNDELVRQAERVRQPAAGGVTTSGLPRRVPRANLVPGTAQQQQHQGGPAVSRAPDDVRGRLTNLRRGIAQGRQAGSGSDQTGSFPSPTHQQER